A genome region from Triplophysa rosa linkage group LG24, Trosa_1v2, whole genome shotgun sequence includes the following:
- the tmem168a gene encoding transmembrane protein 168-A: protein MSLCFCSTMSGQEDPDKGVDMWSSLRCLGYLSSFNLLVAVCLGMYVRWEQTAEGTILVIFILGLFVSAIACILDYYFSMESASLSLFHLWFGFLQGLLCFLNIPSLEKDIKEQVTNYLLLASVAVRTLWALTERLCGNATYKPVVLTSFELLELLGFGVASLSLFFHESVAVIALVFALAALIVDLRMKSPLALPNLTCFAVITAVYFFKSLKIKTNPYALSCYLGRLICEPLLDVYFSSLSPTERWKQFFSAGGLWRKLSLFPLSLIEVAFVVLCALKLGDMNVWYLVIPGFCVFGLLWVLCHMVFLVTLWGFHTKLSECQKTWKAQRSDTLSLVRIMASRGMRHFCLISERLLLFCLLSTVILAAVSWQVTNELFMSVFLVLLPLESLAHGLFHELGNCLGGTCVGYAVVIPTCYNSADGQPLLLAPGQVQECQSTSTLNAVQTLFSHHVIQTFSCDYSTSLSLDTLLGKLRSFLELYTAEGPRHDTYVLYYSGRTLPSGDWALAGSECLRLQQVLDMWKERNTSFSSRLIMVLDTENSAPWVKAVQKVEGMYVAVQGAKMSPAGDAEDQRAPRLGDFTQEWVEYNCNPDSGVQWSERGRVITAIYGVSKPWSDYALHLPTGSDVAKHWKTHFPRATYPLLVVANWCCGLNLLWLCSACLRCVRRMKLSWFPPNILDTGQGIKLVRS, encoded by the exons ATGAGCCTCTGTTTCTGCTCAACAATGTCTGGTCAAGAGGATCCCGACAAGGGTGTAGACATGTGGTCCTCCCTCCGCTGTCTGGGCTATCTGTCCAGCTTCAACCTGCTGGTCGCTGTGTGCCTGGGAATGTACGTACGATGGGAGCAGACGGCTGAAGGCACGATACTGGTCATCTTCATCCTGGGTTTGTTCGTTTCGGCCATCGCCTGTATCCTCGACTACTACTTTTCAATGGAGTCAGCCAGTTTAAGTCTTTTCCACCTGTGGTTTGGCTTCCTGCAAGGTCTCTTGTGCTTCCTCAATATCCCGTCTTTGGAGAAGGACATAAAAGAGCAGGTCACAAACTACCTGTTGCTGGCCAGTGTGGCCGTTCGGACACTCTGGGCCCTGACGGAACGTCTGTGTGGTAATGCTACGTATAAACCTGTTGTTCTCACCTCATTTGAGCTTCTGGAGCTTCTGGGCTTCGGTGTGGCAAGCCTCAGTCTGTTTTTCCACGAATCGGTGGCTGTTATAGCTCTAGTGTTCGCTTTGGCAGCCCTCATTGTGGACCTTCGGATGAAGTCGCCATTGGCGCTCCCTAACCTCACCTGCTTCGCTGTGATCACCGCAGTTTATTTCTTCAAGTCTTTAAAGATTAAAACCAACCCCTATGCCCTCAGCTGCTACCTGGGACGGCTTATATGCGAACCTCTCTTGGACGTCTACTTCAGCAGCCTGTCGCCTACAGAACGCTGGAAGCAGTTTTTCTCGGCTGGAGGTTTGTGGAGGAAGTTGTCATTGTTCCCCCTGAGCCTTATAGAAGTGGCGTTCGTGGTGCTCTGTGCCCTGAAGCTGGGTGACATGAACGTGTGGTATCTGGTCATCCCCGGCTTCTGTGTCTTTGGCCTTTTGTGGGTCCTGTGCCACATGGTCTTCTTGGTCACACTGTGGGGTTTTCACACCAAGCTAAGCGAATGCCAGAAGACGTGGAAGGCCCAGCGGTCAGACACGCTCAGTTTGGTCAGGATAATGGCCTCTAGAGGCATGCGTCATTTCTGCCTGATCTCTGAACGCCTGCTGCTCTTCTGCCTGCTGTCCACAGTCATACTGGCTGCTGTCTCATGGCAG GTTACCAATGAGCTCTTCATGAGTGTGTTTTTGGTGTTACTGCCGCTGGAGTCTTTGGCTCACGGACTCTTCCATGAACTGGGCAACTGCTTGGGAGGCACCTGCGTAGGGTACGCTGTTGTCATCCCCACCTGTTACAACAG TGCGGATGGCCAACCACTGTTACTGGCTCCGGGGCAAGTCCAGGAGTGCCAGTCCACATCCACCTTGAACGCCGTTCAGACACTGTTTTCTCACCATGTGATCCAGACGTTCAGCTGTGACTACTCCACCAGTCTTAGCCTGGACACCCTGCTGGGAAAACTGCGCTCTTTTCTAGAGCTCTACACAGCAGAAGGCCCACGTCACGACACCTACGTCCTGTACTACAGCGGCCGGACGCTTCCCAGCGGCGACTGGGCACTGGCAG GCAGTGAGTGTTTACGTCTACAGCAGGTTCTCGACATGTGGAAGGAACGAAACACCAGTTTCTCCTCCCGCCTGATCATGGTCCTAGACACCGAGAATTCAGCACCGTGGGTGAAGGCCGTGCAAAAGGTCGAAGGGATGTACGTAGCGGTTCAAGGAGCCAAGATGAGCCCTGCCGGAGATGCGGAGGACCAGCGAGCCCCCCGGCTAGGAGACTTCACGCAGGAGTGGGTGGAATACAACTGTAATCCTGACAGCGGCGTTCAGTGGTCGGAAAGGGGACGGGTCATCACCGCTATATATGGCGTATCCAAACCCTGGAGCGACTACGCCCTTCACCTGCCCACTGGGAGCGACGTGGCCAAGCACTGGAAAACTCACTTCCCCCGGGCCACGTACCCTCTGTTGGTGGTGGCCAACTGGTGCTGTGGACTCAACCTGCTGTGGTTGTGTAGTGCCTGTTTGCGATGTGTTAGGAGAATGAAACTGTCGTGGTTTCCACCCAATATACTTGACACGGGGCAGGGAATTAAACTGgtaaggtcgtaa